Proteins from one Gossypium raimondii isolate GPD5lz chromosome 8, ASM2569854v1, whole genome shotgun sequence genomic window:
- the LOC128042932 gene encoding uncharacterized protein LOC128042932, with product MDGKRKKRLKRSVKTFKFCIGVILISALLISGGSDGLLIIWNALETHHGHGVRDLVAKLSMKAHDGGVVAIELNRVIGGSPQLITIGADKTLAIWDTNKFKELRRMKPVPKLACHSVASWRHPRAPNLDILTCVKDSYIWAIEHPTFSALTRPLCDLYSLIPPLLVSTHKKLRIPIKGIEECVGSPLI from the exons ATGGATGGGAAGAGGAAAAAGAG GTTAAAAAGAAGTgtcaaaacttttaaattttgcattGGTGTTATTCTCATTAGT GCACTTCTTATTTCAGGTGGTAGTGATGGTTTACTTATAATTTGGAATGCACTCGAAACACACCATGGTCATGGTGTGCGAGATCTTGTAGCCAAGCTAAGCATGAAG GCACACGACGGTGGAGTTGTTGCTATTGAGCTTAATAGAGTGATTGGAGGCAGTCCTCAACTTATTACAATCGGTGCAGACAAGACATTGGCTATATGGGATACAAacaaatttaag GAGTTACGTCGAATGAAACCTGTTCCAAAGCTTGCCTGTCATAGTGTGGCATCTTGGCGTCATCCTCGAGCTCCGAACCTTGATATTTTGACTTGTGTTAAAGATTCATATATATG GGCTATTGAGCACCCAACTTTTTCAGCACTTACAAGACCATTGTGTGATCTGTATTCACTTATTCCTCCTCTTCTAGTTTCAACGCATAAGAAACTCAGG ATCCCAATTAAGGGTATAGAGGAATGTGTTGGATCCCCATTGATATAA
- the LOC105790146 gene encoding cold-responsive protein kinase 1 — protein MKTSSLFFFLGGVVVLIILLIIVLMYWKIWKPAGIKSFISESRRHAASTDFFSGDLRTIFYFDFRTLKRATKNFHPNNLLGKGGFGPVYKGKLKDGRMVAVKRLSHDKSQQGESEFLAEVRLITSIQHKNLVRLLGCCSDGSQRLLVYEFMKNGSLDHIIYGKKVYLNWETRFQIILGVARGLQYLHEDSHLRIVHRDIKASNILLDDKFHPRIGDFGLARFFPEDEAYLSTTFAGTLGYTAPEYAIRGELSEKADIYSFGVLVLEIVSCRKNTDLTLPSEMQYLPEYAWKLYERSRVLDLVDPRLKQLGSLVEKDVVRVVNVAFFCLQLHPNLRPPMSEIVTMLTCTPEMVGTPSRPAFFNRSRRKKNSEKLSYVSWDTMPDPFPSPLESESTPSTQAHTQLPC, from the exons ATGAAGACGTCTTCCTTGTTTTTTTTCCTTGGAGGGGTTGTTgtgttaataatattattgattatAGTGTTAATGTATTGGAAAATTTGGAAACCAGCAGGGATTAAGAGTTTTATATCAGAGAGTAGAAGGCATGCAG CATCGACGGATTTCTTTAGTGGGGACCTTcgaactattttctattttgactTCAGGACATTGAAGAGAGCAACCAAGAATTTTCACCCTAATAATCTCCTTGGAAAAGGTGGATTTGGGCCTGTCTACAAG GGGAAGCTTAAAGATGGAAGAATGGTTGCCGTGAAAAGGCTGTCCCATGATAAATCCCAACAAGGAGAGTCAGAGTTTCTGGCAGAAGTGAGGTTGATCACAAGCATCCAACACAAGAATCTGGTTCGCCTTCTAGGATGTTGCTCAGATGGGTCTCAACGTTTACttgtatatgaatttatgaagaATGGTAGCTTGGACCACATAATCTATG gTAAGAAAGTGTACTTGAACTGGGAGACTCGGTTTCAAATAATATTGGGTGTAGCACGAGGACTTCAGTATCTACACGAGGATTCTCATCTAAGGATTGTTCATAGAGATATCAAAGCAAGCAACATTCTTCTTGATGATAAGTTTCATCCTAGAATTGGTGATTTTGGACTGGCTAGGTTCTTTCCTGAAGATGAAGCTTATCTTAGCACCACATTTGCTGGCACTTT AGGTTATACAGCGCCAGAATATGCGATTAGAGGAGAATTGTCTGAAAAAGCAGATATTTATAGCTTTGGAGTTCTTGTGCTTGAAATTGTTAGCTGCAGGAAGAATACTGATCTTACTCTGCCTTCAGAAATGCAGTATCTACCGGAATAT GCATGGAAGTTATATGAGCGATCTCGTGTGCTTGATCTAGTAGATCCAAGACTGAAACAACTAGGATCATTGGTGGAGAAAGATGTGGTTCGTGTTGTAAACGTAGCCTTCTTCTGCCTTCAGCTTCACCCGAACCTAAGACCGCCCATGTCTGAGATCGTAACCATGTTAACTTGCACCCCCGAAATGGTCGGAACGCCCTCCAGACCGGCCTTTTTTAATCGGAGCCGACGTAAGAAGAATAGTGAAAAGCTGTCATATGTGTCTTGGGATACTATGCCTGATCCTTTCCCTTCTCCACTTGAATCTGAATCCACTCCATCAACTCAGGCTCACACTCAATTGCCTTGTTGA
- the LOC128042958 gene encoding uncharacterized protein LOC128042958: protein MVAHPLQPHLVATGTNVGVIVSEFDPGSLPPVTPLLMSAESRNLSAVCILAKELKLLNFQLSNTTDPSLGNDNSLSETGNLKGDSLEPLHVAQTRKRINAPVPHDSYSVLSVSSSGKYVAIVWPDIPYFSIYKVSNWSIVDSGSARLLAWDTCCDRFAILESTLPPRMPIIPKGSSSRKAKEAAAAAAQAAAAAAANSASANVQVRILLDDGTSNILMRSIGSRNEPVF from the exons ATGGTTGCACATCCTTTACAACCTCATCTTGTTGCTACTGGGACCAATGTTGGTGTTATTGTCAGTGAATTTGATCCAGGATCTCTTCCTCCTGTTACTCCTCTCCTAATGTCAGCCGAAAGTCGAAACCTTTCTGCTGTCTGCATTCTTGCTAAGGAGCTGAAgctattaaattttcaattgtcCAACACAACGGATCCATCGCTTGGAAATGATAACTCTTTATCTGAAACAGGAAATTTAAAGGGTGATTCACTTGAACCATTGCATGTGGCTCAGACTAGAAAGCGCATTAATGCACCTGTTCCTCATGATTCATATTCAGTTCTTTCAGTAAGCAGTTCTGGAAA GTATGTTGCTATTGTGTGGCCTGATATTCCTTATTTCTCAATCTACAAGGTTAGCAATTGGTCCATTGTTGATTCAGGGAGTGCAAGGCTTCTGGCTTGGGATACATGTTGTGACAGATTTGCTATATTAGAGTCTACATTACCTCCTAGAATGCCAATTATTCCCAAAGGAAGTTCATCAAGAAAAGCTAAAGAAGCAGCTGCAGCTGCAGCTCaggcagcagcagcagcagctgCTAATTCTGCTTCTGCTAATGTTCAAGTCCGCATTTTGCTAGATGATGGAACATCAAACATATTAATGAGGTCCATAGGTAGTCGCAATGAACCGGTATTTTAA
- the LOC105790144 gene encoding uncharacterized protein LOC105790144: MGIFEPYRAIGYITSGVPFSVQRLGTETFVTVTVGKAFQIYNCSNLKLMLIGPQLPKKIRALASYRDFTFAAYGTDIAVFKRAHQVANWSGHSAKVNFLLLFGDHILSVDADGNVFIWSFKGIEDNPAPIEHIKLDANFTPTCIMHPDTYLNKVLIGSQEGSLQLWNISAKKKLYEFKGWNSSICSCVSSPALDVTAVGCSDGTIHVHNIRYDKEVVTFKHSARGTVTALSFSTDGQPLLASGGSSGVISIWNLEKKRLQSVIREAHESSIISLHFFANEPVLMSSSADNSIKMWIFDTSDGDPRLLRFRSGHSAPPLCIRFYANGRHILSAGQDRAFRLFSVIQDQQSRELSQGHISKRAKKLRMKEEELKLKPVIAFDCAEIRERDWCNVVTCHMDTEQAYVWRLQNFVIGEHILRPCPENPTPVKACAISACGNFAVLGTAGGWIERFNLQSGISRGSYVDTPKGSAHDGEVVGVACDSTNTLMISAGYHGDIKVWDFKGCYVKSSWEVGCTVVKIVYNRLNGLLATVTDDLVIRLYDVVALRMVRKFEGHTDRITDLCFSEDGKWLLSSSMDGSLRIWDVVLARQIDAIHVDVSITALSLSPNMDVLATTHVDQNGVYLWVNRSIFSGASNVDSFASGKEVVNVRLPSISSMNGSQTEDSDEPVTDNSVSKDASVSPTFIKQIPELVTLSLLPKSQWQGLINLDIIKVRNKPIEPPKKPEKAPFFLPSVPSLSGEILFTPSEANGDVKGNGVEMNDRKLDMAPSTFLQLLQSSTEIKNFSAFTDYIKGLSPSALDMELRMLQIIDDENLEDLDGKPEMISIELLLDYFVCEISYKNNFEFIQAVIRLFLKIHGETIRRHPKLQGKAKKLLEIQSDVWQKIDTMFQRTRCMVTFLSNSQF, encoded by the exons atggggaTATTTGAGCCGTACAGAGCAATAGGTTACATAACTAGCGGAGTTCCTTTCTCCGTTCAACGATTGGGCACCGAAACTTTCGTCACGGTCACCGTCGGCAAAGCTTTTCAGATTTACAAT TGCTCAAACCTCAAGTTGATGCTTATTG GTCCTCAACTACCGAAGAAGATTCGAGCTCTTGCTTCGTACCGTGATTTCACGTTTGCTGCCTATGGGACTGATATTGCCGTATTTAAACGAGCTCACCAG GTAGCAAATTGGAGCGGACACAGTGCTAAAGTCAACTTTTTGCTTTTATTTGGGGACCACATTCTAAGTGTAGATGCTGATGGTAATGTTTTCATATGGTCGTTTAAAGGAATTGAAGACAATCCTGCTCCAATTGAACATATTAAGCTAGATGCCAACTTCACTCCTACTTGTATAATGCATCCAGATACTTACTTAAACAAG GTTCTTATTGGGAGTCAGGAGGGTTCTTTGCAGCTTTGGAACATTAGCGCAAAGAAAAAACTTTATGAATTCAAGGGATGGAATTCGAGTATCTGCAGTTGTGTTTCATCCCCTGCACTAGATGTTACTGCTGTTGGTTGTTCTGATGGAACAATTCATGTTCATAATATTCGTTATGATAAAGAAGTTGTAACATTTAAACATTCTGCACGAGGCACTGTCACTGCCTTATCTTTCAGCACAG ATGGACAGCCCCTTCTAGCATCTGGAGGTTCTTCTGGTGTCATAAGCATATGGAATCTTGAGAAGAAAAGGCTCCAATCAGTCATACGAGAGGCTCATGAGAGTTCAATTATTTCACTTCACTTTTTTGCTAATGAGCCTGTGCTAATGAGCTCATCAGCTGACAACTCAATTAAG ATGTGGATCTTTGACACAAGTGATGGAGATCCTCGCCTCCTGCGGTTTCGAAGTGGACACAGTGCTCCTCCACTTTGCATCAG GTTCTATGCCAATGGAAGGCATATCCTGTCTGCCGGCCAAGATCGCGCTTTTCGCCTTTTCTCTGTAATCCAG GATCAGCAAAGCAGAGAGCTGTCTCAAGGTCACATATCTAAGCGAGCCAAGAAACTAAGAATGAAG GAGGAGGAACTGAAATTAAAGCCTGTTATCGCATTTGATTGTG CTGAAATCAGGGAACGAGATTGGTGCAATGTGGTTACATGCCATATGGATACTGAACAGGCATATGTGTGGCGACTTCAAAATTTTGTGATTGGTGAGCATATCCTGAGACCATGTCCTGAAAATCCAACTCCTGTGAAG GCCTGTGCCATCAGCGCTTGTGGTAATTTTGCGGTTCTAGGGACGGCAGGGGGTTGGATTGAGAGATTCAATCTCCAATCTGGAATAAGTCGAGGTAGTTATGTGGACACGCCAAAAGGAAGTGCTCATGATGGAGAAGTCGTTGGAGTTGCATGTGATTCTACAAATACCTTGATGATAAGTGCAGGGTATCATGGAGACATTAAG GTATGGGATTTCAAGGGATGTTACGTAAAATCTAGCTGGGAAGTTGGATGTACTGTGGTTAAGATTGTTTACAATCGGCTCAATG GTCTTTTGGCCACAGTAACAGATGATTTGGTTATACGTTTGTATGATGTTGTGGCATTAAGAATGGTTCGTAAATTTGAAGGCCATACAGACCGTATCACTGATTTATGTTTCAGTGAGGATGGCAAATGGCTGCTATCATCCAGCATGGATGGGAGTCTGAGAATTTGGGATGTTGTCTTAGCGAGACAAATTGACGCTATACATGTTGATGTATCTATCACAGCATTGTCCTTGTCACCAAATATGGATGTTTTAGCAACTACGCATGTTGATCAGAATGGGGTTTATCTGTG GGTTAACCGGTCGATCTTCTCTGGAGCTTCAAATGTGGATTCTTTTGCAAGCGGAAAGGAAGTTGTAAATGTCAGGTTGCCATCCATCTCATCTATGAATGGATCCCAAACTGAGGATTCCGATGAACCTGTTACGGACAACTCAGTTTCAAAAGATGCTTCTGTTTCTCCAACCTTCATTAAGCAAATACCGGAACTAGTTACTCTCTCACTATTGCCAAAAAGCCAATGGCAAGGCTTGATCAATTTAGACATTATAAAG GTTCGCAACAAACCAATTGAGCCTCCGAAGAAACCCGAGAAGGCTCCTTTCTTCTTGCCTTCAGTTCCATCTCTTTCTGGAGAAATATTATTTACACCTAGTGAAGCTAATGGTGATGTAAAAGGCAATGGCGTGGAAATGAATGATAGGAAACTTGACATGGCACCGTCTACTTTTTTGCAACTTCTTCAGTCCTCCACGGAGATAAAAAACT TTTCAGCGTTTACTGATTATATTAAAGGTTTATCTCCTTCGGCTTTGGACATGGAGCTTCGGATGCTTCAGATCATAGACGATGAGAATTTGGAAGATCTTGATGGGAAACCTGAGATGATTTCAATTGAACTGTTATTGGATTATTTTGTTTGTGAGATCTCCTACAAGAACAATTTTGAGTTCATACAAGCTGTTATCAGGTTATTCCTGAAG ATCCATGGTGAAACAATACGACGCCATCCGAAGTTACAAGGCAAGGCAAAGAAGCTCCTTGAAATCCAATCTGACGTATGGCAGAAAATCGATACAATGTTTCAACGAACAAGATGCATGGTGACTTTCCTCAGTAATTCACAATTTTGA